Proteins from a genomic interval of Deltaproteobacteria bacterium:
- a CDS encoding DUF4388 domain-containing protein, producing MKEAQGIQISDILQLCCINGLTGTAEIREPSKTGWVYLTEGQIVHAVFGSLSGEKAFYRLVNSSSGDFEFQEGPHRNEPSIQKGWEYLLMEAARISDVGEQQESRADRKAQTRLTLTLKRVQIQLAPDRAPHSPRIIETSLTGSIEIGDQLEECMIDRIGMDECWLRCLTVFELGDEFFMRFKLSQDRPQIRVKAEVLSARADDISMRVRFLSLDTESRSALGFFVWNA from the coding sequence ATGAAGGAAGCACAAGGAATACAAATTTCGGACATCCTGCAATTGTGCTGTATAAACGGATTGACCGGGACAGCAGAAATTCGGGAGCCGTCCAAAACAGGATGGGTGTACCTTACCGAGGGACAGATCGTGCATGCCGTGTTTGGCAGTCTGTCGGGAGAAAAGGCATTCTACCGATTGGTGAACAGCAGCAGCGGCGACTTTGAATTCCAGGAGGGTCCCCACCGCAACGAACCCTCCATACAAAAAGGCTGGGAATATCTACTGATGGAGGCGGCCCGCATCAGTGACGTTGGAGAGCAACAAGAGTCCAGGGCGGATCGGAAAGCGCAGACCCGTTTGACACTGACATTGAAACGCGTCCAGATTCAACTGGCGCCCGACAGGGCCCCTCACTCGCCCCGCATCATCGAAACGAGCCTGACGGGATCCATCGAGATCGGCGACCAACTCGAGGAGTGCATGATCGATCGAATCGGCATGGATGAATGCTGGCTCCGCTGCTTGACCGTATTTGAACTGGGGGATGAGTTTTTCATGCGGTTCAAACTGAGTCAGGACCGACCGCAGATTCGTGTAAAGGCGGAGGTCTTGTCGGCTCGGGCGGACGATATATCGATGCGTGTTCGATTCCTCTCGCTCGATACGGAATCCCGAAGCGCGCTGGGTTTCTTTGTTTGGAACGCATAG
- a CDS encoding thioredoxin domain-containing protein, with amino-acid sequence MKKVLGLVVAIATVCAMGFSAAPAGSVGLDWQIRQELKLDKEPLDIASSADGKWLFVLAPGEILVYPLTGGDSIAKIPVDPAMDRLSFSQQDNCIVILSRTGKKVEIIELQEVHDIDVSGLPFKGPENAPVVITIFTDYQCPYCARLEPLISQVLAKYPNQVKYVNKNFPLSNHKFARNAAIAALAAARQDKFWEIHHKLYENMNALGDEKIRQIAVELGVNIEQWEKDMADPAIGNLVTRDMVDAQRAGVRGTPSIYINGKFLKNRSLEGFQAMIEEELRRKQ; translated from the coding sequence GTGAAGAAAGTACTCGGGCTGGTCGTGGCCATTGCGACGGTTTGCGCGATGGGTTTTTCCGCCGCGCCGGCGGGAAGTGTCGGTCTGGACTGGCAGATCAGGCAGGAACTGAAACTGGACAAAGAGCCGCTGGATATTGCCTCGTCCGCGGATGGTAAATGGCTGTTCGTGCTGGCTCCGGGCGAAATCCTGGTCTATCCCTTAACGGGGGGCGACTCCATAGCCAAGATACCCGTTGATCCCGCAATGGACAGGCTCTCGTTCTCCCAGCAAGACAATTGTATCGTCATTTTGAGTCGTACGGGGAAGAAGGTCGAGATCATTGAACTTCAGGAGGTCCACGATATAGACGTCTCAGGGCTACCCTTCAAAGGCCCGGAAAACGCTCCGGTGGTCATCACGATTTTCACTGATTATCAGTGCCCGTATTGCGCTCGTCTGGAACCGCTGATCAGCCAGGTGCTGGCAAAGTATCCAAACCAGGTCAAGTACGTAAACAAGAACTTCCCGCTTTCCAACCACAAATTCGCGCGGAACGCGGCTATTGCCGCCCTTGCAGCCGCCAGACAGGACAAGTTCTGGGAGATCCATCATAAGCTTTACGAGAACATGAACGCACTGGGCGACGAAAAGATCCGGCAGATCGCTGTTGAACTAGGAGTCAATATCGAACAGTGGGAGAAGGACATGGCGGATCCGGCCATTGGGAACCTCGTCACCAGAGACATGGTGGACGCCCAGCGCGCCGGAGTTCGGGGTACCCCGAGCATTTACATTAACGGTAAGTTTTTGAAAAATCGAAGCTTGGAAGGCTTCCAGGCAATGATCGAGGAGGAACTCCGGCGAAAGCAATAA